The following are encoded in a window of Methylicorpusculum oleiharenae genomic DNA:
- a CDS encoding tyrosine-type recombinase/integrase — MTEATAPHPVSFSALVQQFFTEYLVNQRAMSPRTIASYRDAMLLFLDFTQHRLGKMPTAVKLADITPDLILAFLDHLELQRHNTVRSRNLRLTALRAFLKFAARRDVSSFFVIEQALGIPMKRFERPMLGFLSREEMLAILGQPGETWTSQRDHLLLTLLYNTGARVSEIIGIKVGDVVMGESACVHLRGKGRKQRSTPLWKSTVQEIRAWLKRNPALDADAALLPNRDGQPMTRCNVTQRLNIAVELAAQTMSSLSKRKISPHTIRHTTAMHLLQSGVAFNVIALWLGHESTTTTHRYVEADLAMKNKALARLQSPGEPSYRYQPDDDALLQFLQAL; from the coding sequence ATGACTGAAGCCACAGCACCCCATCCAGTCTCCTTCTCGGCTTTGGTCCAGCAGTTTTTTACCGAATATCTGGTCAATCAACGCGCCATGAGTCCGCGCACGATTGCCTCGTATCGGGATGCCATGCTGCTATTCCTGGATTTCACCCAGCATCGCCTGGGGAAAATGCCAACGGCAGTGAAATTGGCCGATATTACCCCGGATTTGATCCTGGCCTTCCTGGACCACTTGGAACTGCAACGCCACAACACCGTGCGTAGCCGGAACTTGAGGCTGACAGCCTTACGCGCATTTTTGAAATTCGCCGCCCGACGCGACGTATCGTCATTTTTCGTAATTGAACAGGCGCTGGGTATCCCCATGAAACGGTTCGAACGACCCATGCTGGGTTTTCTGAGCCGCGAGGAGATGTTAGCCATATTGGGCCAACCCGGTGAAACCTGGACATCCCAGCGCGACCATCTATTACTGACCTTACTTTACAACACCGGCGCTCGGGTTTCCGAAATCATTGGTATCAAAGTCGGCGATGTCGTCATGGGCGAATCGGCTTGTGTCCACTTGCGTGGTAAGGGACGCAAGCAACGCTCGACACCTTTATGGAAAAGCACGGTCCAGGAAATCAGAGCTTGGTTGAAACGTAATCCAGCATTAGATGCTGATGCCGCGTTACTGCCGAATCGAGATGGTCAGCCGATGACTCGTTGCAATGTTACCCAGCGACTCAATATTGCAGTCGAGCTTGCCGCCCAGACGATGAGTAGTCTGTCCAAGCGAAAGATATCGCCTCACACCATCCGTCACACGACAGCTATGCATCTGCTACAGTCTGGCGTGGCGTTTAACGTGATTGCCTTATGGCTGGGACATGAAAGCACCACCACTACCCATCGGTATGTAGAGGCCGACTTGGCGATGAAGAACAAGGCCTTGGCCAGACTTCAGTCGCCAGGGGAGCCAAGCTACCGTTACCAACCGGATGATGATGCACTGTTGCAGTTTCTTCAAGCACTATAA
- a CDS encoding tyrosine-type recombinase/integrase yields the protein MNIPITMTTHAENYLRERRRLGFGLRSPGYSIISFAHYIDALNTQEPLTVELMADWARQDQGHSDDPATWARRLKNLRSFCRYLQQFEPRTEVPDDSIFGRVGQRLAPHIYTEQEIIDLLAAAHNLDSFIQGLRGATYETLFGLLASTGLRISEALHLLDSDVDLKTGMLAIRQTKFAKSRYVPLHPSTVEALKQYRSQRDIHIPVTDDTPFFISTRGRLLGHKLDSRQVHRVFIQLREQLGWINRGAHHGPRIHDLRHTFVVRRILLWQAQGMDVDRQMLALSTYVGHAMVTNTYWYMTGIPELMAVAANRFEAFAQLPEVCHD from the coding sequence ATGAATATACCTATTACGATGACAACCCATGCCGAAAATTACTTGCGTGAACGGCGTCGACTAGGTTTTGGCTTGCGCTCGCCTGGCTACTCAATCATCAGTTTTGCTCATTATATTGATGCTTTGAACACCCAAGAACCACTAACCGTCGAGCTGATGGCAGACTGGGCACGGCAAGACCAGGGTCATAGCGATGATCCTGCCACATGGGCCAGGCGACTGAAGAATCTGCGTTCCTTTTGCCGCTACCTACAACAATTTGAACCGCGCACCGAGGTACCTGATGACAGCATCTTTGGCCGAGTCGGCCAGCGCTTGGCTCCGCATATTTATACTGAGCAGGAGATCATCGATTTGCTGGCCGCCGCGCATAACCTGGATTCCTTTATTCAAGGCTTGCGGGGTGCTACCTACGAGACATTGTTCGGGTTACTCGCGTCGACGGGGCTGCGAATTTCCGAAGCCTTGCATTTACTGGATTCTGATGTCGACTTAAAGACTGGCATGCTTGCCATACGGCAAACCAAGTTTGCCAAATCGCGCTATGTACCGCTTCATCCCAGTACGGTAGAGGCGCTTAAACAGTATCGGTCGCAACGCGACATCCATATCCCTGTCACGGACGATACGCCATTTTTTATCAGTACGCGGGGACGACTCCTCGGGCATAAACTGGATTCTCGGCAGGTTCATCGGGTGTTTATCCAATTACGTGAGCAATTGGGCTGGATCAATCGCGGTGCCCATCATGGTCCGCGCATTCACGACTTGCGCCATACGTTTGTTGTTCGCCGCATACTGCTATGGCAGGCACAAGGCATGGATGTCGACCGACAGATGCTGGCTTTATCCACTTATGTCGGGCATGCCATGGTCACCAATACTTACTGGTATATGACGGGTATTCCCGAGCTGATGGCCGTGGCAGCCAATCGGTTTGAAGCCTTTGCGCAGTTACCGGAGGTGTGTCATGACTGA
- a CDS encoding site-specific integrase encodes MKSDHHTSNWLFDSQLAPFVDAFMLHLFDCRYASHTIDNYLAGLTHFAQWITESHIDVKTIDEKLIQHFLNDHLPSCCCEQPAFSYAKDLHAALGHLLKILRANAIIGDPSIGQTPVDEELRRFDGHMSHVRGLAATTRKQYLGIVRCLLLAQFADREVVIAEIKPNQIQQFIASQSTRCSVAASIGASVSALRGYFRYRATLGDAVHHLIGVTSFPANWQQASLPKTLTKHEVECLLSALTQDSLAALRTAAIVHCALDLGLRSSEVAYLSLDDIDWSAATITLHGTKGRREDVMPLPAATGQAIADYLTYERPPTSNRAVFVRNIAPRDQPIGPDLIRKSIRQAYARAGLPYTRSHLLRHTMASRLLESGSSLKEVADVLRHRSLNTTLVYAKLDSQNLATVALPWPGSAS; translated from the coding sequence ATGAAATCTGATCACCATACAAGCAATTGGCTGTTTGACAGCCAATTGGCACCCTTCGTTGATGCATTTATGCTGCACCTGTTTGATTGCCGCTATGCATCCCACACCATTGATAATTACCTTGCCGGACTGACGCATTTTGCTCAGTGGATCACCGAAAGCCATATTGATGTCAAAACCATCGATGAAAAGCTAATCCAACATTTTCTAAATGACCACCTGCCAAGCTGTTGCTGCGAGCAGCCGGCATTTTCTTATGCCAAAGATTTACATGCGGCGCTGGGACATTTGCTGAAAATCCTGCGTGCCAATGCCATCATCGGCGATCCATCGATAGGCCAAACGCCCGTAGACGAGGAACTTCGACGATTCGATGGTCACATGAGCCATGTGCGCGGACTCGCTGCCACAACACGTAAGCAGTATCTTGGTATCGTTCGCTGTCTGCTATTGGCGCAGTTTGCCGATCGAGAAGTGGTGATTGCCGAGATCAAACCGAACCAGATTCAGCAGTTCATAGCCAGCCAAAGCACGCGATGTTCCGTGGCGGCCAGTATCGGTGCATCGGTTTCGGCATTACGCGGCTATTTTCGCTATCGCGCCACCCTGGGCGATGCAGTTCATCATCTGATCGGCGTCACCAGTTTTCCGGCCAACTGGCAACAAGCCTCGCTACCGAAAACGCTGACCAAGCACGAAGTAGAATGCTTGCTAAGCGCACTTACGCAGGATAGCCTGGCGGCGCTTCGAACGGCGGCCATCGTGCATTGCGCATTGGATCTGGGCCTGCGCAGTAGCGAGGTCGCTTATCTTAGCCTGGATGACATCGATTGGTCGGCGGCGACGATTACTCTACATGGCACCAAGGGACGGCGTGAAGATGTCATGCCCTTACCAGCGGCCACCGGTCAAGCGATTGCCGATTACCTGACGTATGAACGACCACCCACCAGTAACCGTGCGGTGTTCGTTCGTAACATAGCGCCACGCGATCAGCCTATCGGCCCTGATTTGATCCGGAAGTCGATCCGCCAGGCTTATGCGCGAGCGGGCTTGCCCTACACGCGGTCTCATTTGCTGAGGCATACCATGGCCAGCAGACTCCTGGAGAGTGGTAGCTCCCTCAAAGAAGTGGCGGATGTCTTGCGGCATCGCTCGCTCAATACCACACTGGTTTATGCCAAACTCGACAGCCAGAACCTGGCAACGGTCGCCTTGCCTTGGCCTGGGAGTGCATCATGA
- a CDS encoding integration host factor subunit beta codes for MIKSELVNALNEKLAELSIKDVDLAINCMLAQMVDALVQGQRIEIRGFGSFDLHHRTARLARNPKSGERINLPAKVVIHFKPGKELRDRVDAARAQCDIKE; via the coding sequence GTGATTAAGTCAGAACTGGTAAATGCGCTCAATGAGAAATTAGCTGAACTTTCGATAAAAGATGTAGATTTGGCCATCAATTGCATGCTGGCCCAGATGGTAGATGCATTAGTCCAGGGCCAACGCATCGAAATCAGGGGTTTTGGTAGTTTTGATCTGCATCATCGGACTGCCCGACTTGCCCGAAACCCTAAATCGGGTGAAAGGATTAATTTACCGGCTAAAGTAGTTATTCATTTCAAACCCGGCAAGGAATTGAGAGACCGCGTGGATGCAGCGCGCGCTCAATGCGACATCAAGGAATGA
- a CDS encoding DUF7706 family protein yields MMTVTLTLELNDQDAWALAQLVKRLGWQALSDHAVNSDEAERMRNAIAGLQSALSQKGYSPR; encoded by the coding sequence ATGATGACGGTGACCCTGACTTTAGAACTCAACGATCAAGACGCCTGGGCGCTGGCACAGCTGGTTAAAAGGCTGGGCTGGCAGGCCCTCAGCGATCATGCAGTCAACTCGGACGAAGCCGAACGCATGAGAAACGCGATAGCGGGTTTACAATCCGCATTGTCACAGAAGGGGTATTCACCTCGCTAA
- a CDS encoding DUF6876 family protein, translating into MTEANPEQPGQPERDAAASRSSLNQFTGTERWYRHPFNPTLLYTDGVKYLAEHGGKQGAYWLLDTVALEIAPFLAVQQQAFGALSLTVNPDKTAVITVTDGNDVTLASFELFYTDLHPGDWRLFLIEEGEHRILLLPSEY; encoded by the coding sequence ATGACAGAAGCCAACCCTGAACAACCTGGCCAACCCGAACGGGATGCCGCGGCATCCCGTTCATCATTAAACCAATTCACCGGTACCGAGCGCTGGTACCGGCATCCTTTCAATCCCACGCTGCTGTATACCGATGGCGTCAAGTACCTGGCCGAACATGGCGGCAAACAAGGCGCCTATTGGCTGCTCGATACTGTCGCGCTGGAAATAGCCCCGTTCCTGGCAGTCCAGCAACAGGCCTTTGGGGCACTGTCATTGACGGTCAACCCCGATAAAACGGCGGTCATCACCGTCACGGACGGCAATGACGTGACGCTCGCCAGCTTCGAGCTCTTCTATACCGATCTGCACCCAGGGGACTGGCGTTTATTCCTGATCGAAGAGGGGGAGCACCGGATCCTGTTATTACCCAGTGAATATTAA
- a CDS encoding DUF932 domain-containing protein, with the protein MLASRFTNGQLLRSHLPLTDEQLRTVVPSIYADTAHESRSDRYAHIPTRVVLTALRKEGFQPFMATQALVRDDSRQGFAKHMLRLRHASQIEADDAANEIILLNSHDGSSSYQMLAGCFRYVCQNGMVCGDQYHDIRVRHCGQVVDNVIEGAYQVLANFDRISAAKADMSALRLSEAEQQAFAHAALPLRFSETDAKPTEQAVLRRRRSADAGDDLWTTFNVVQENLLKGGLPRLNQQGKVTRTRQINGIDGDVRLNKALWTLAEAMQALKA; encoded by the coding sequence ATGTTAGCTTCACGCTTTACCAACGGTCAGCTGCTGCGTTCACACCTGCCTTTGACCGATGAACAATTACGTACGGTCGTTCCTTCGATTTATGCCGATACTGCCCATGAATCGCGGTCCGACCGCTATGCCCATATCCCGACCCGTGTGGTCTTGACGGCCCTTCGAAAAGAAGGCTTTCAGCCGTTCATGGCGACCCAGGCCCTGGTGCGGGATGATTCCCGTCAGGGCTTTGCCAAACACATGCTCCGGCTGCGCCATGCCAGTCAAATTGAAGCAGACGATGCCGCCAATGAAATCATCTTACTGAATTCACATGACGGCTCCAGTTCCTATCAAATGCTGGCCGGCTGTTTCCGGTATGTGTGCCAAAACGGCATGGTCTGTGGCGATCAATACCACGATATCCGCGTCCGGCACTGCGGTCAGGTGGTGGACAATGTCATTGAGGGCGCTTATCAGGTGCTCGCTAACTTTGACCGGATCAGCGCTGCCAAAGCCGACATGTCGGCATTGCGCTTATCCGAGGCTGAACAACAGGCCTTTGCCCACGCCGCCTTGCCCTTACGCTTCAGTGAAACCGATGCGAAACCAACCGAGCAGGCGGTACTGAGACGCAGACGCTCGGCCGATGCCGGTGATGATTTATGGACCACCTTCAACGTGGTTCAGGAAAATCTGCTCAAAGGCGGTCTTCCGCGGCTCAATCAGCAGGGCAAAGTCACCCGCACCCGCCAGATCAATGGCATTGACGGCGATGTGCGGCTGAATAAAGCGCTGTGGACCCTGGCTGAAGCCATGCAAGCCTTGAAAGCGTAG
- the radC gene encoding RadC family protein, producing the protein MLYIQESNGAYRKATEADVLGAATALFKRHFCTGNPLTEPAKAAEYLKLQLAQYEHEVFVCVFLNSQHQVLAVDELFRGTIDGASVYPREVIKAVLQHNAAAMIVAHNHPSGKAEPSQADRTITDKLKNALALIDVKLLDHFIIGESVYSFAENGLL; encoded by the coding sequence ATGTTATACATTCAAGAAAGCAACGGTGCTTACCGTAAAGCCACAGAAGCCGATGTACTCGGTGCTGCCACCGCGCTGTTCAAACGCCATTTTTGCACCGGCAACCCCCTGACCGAACCGGCCAAGGCGGCGGAATACCTTAAATTGCAATTGGCACAATACGAACATGAAGTCTTTGTCTGCGTGTTTTTAAATAGCCAACACCAAGTGCTGGCGGTGGATGAACTGTTCCGGGGCACGATTGACGGCGCCTCTGTCTATCCACGGGAAGTCATCAAAGCGGTATTGCAGCACAATGCCGCCGCCATGATCGTGGCCCATAATCATCCGTCCGGCAAGGCAGAACCCAGCCAGGCCGATAGAACCATTACCGACAAATTGAAAAACGCCCTGGCGTTGATCGATGTCAAATTACTCGATCACTTCATTATCGGTGAATCGGTGTATTCCTTTGCTGAAAACGGCTTGTTGTAA
- a CDS encoding STY4534 family ICE replication protein, whose amino-acid sequence MSTATQTHYFDLHIHGIGYVNRIREVSVKRGDNFWACDIAALHGAEAAVQYTRFDCRVSGSEAEKLIKRMQKAGQDDKKILIGFKLGDLYTDTFTYESGAKQGETGVSLKARLLFIHWIKVDGVTVYTAPSKAEAGNEGPAAPQTTDHTAPDHSAQAAPA is encoded by the coding sequence ATGTCGACAGCCACTCAAACCCACTACTTTGATCTTCATATTCACGGCATCGGTTATGTCAACCGCATTCGCGAAGTGAGCGTCAAGCGCGGTGATAACTTTTGGGCGTGTGATATCGCCGCCTTACACGGTGCGGAAGCTGCGGTGCAATACACCCGCTTCGATTGCCGGGTCAGCGGATCGGAAGCCGAAAAGCTGATCAAACGCATGCAAAAAGCCGGTCAAGACGATAAAAAGATCCTGATCGGTTTTAAACTCGGCGATCTGTACACCGATACCTTTACCTACGAATCCGGAGCCAAACAGGGCGAAACCGGCGTCAGCCTGAAAGCCCGGCTGCTGTTTATCCACTGGATCAAGGTCGACGGTGTCACCGTGTATACTGCCCCGTCCAAAGCCGAAGCCGGCAACGAGGGCCCGGCCGCACCCCAGACCACCGATCATACCGCGCCGGATCACAGCGCCCAGGCCGCCCCGGCTTAA
- a CDS encoding DNA topoisomerase family protein, with the protein MRLWLGYANGRGRLDALWESGPDPATTGVRIQILDANAQGRGEADQFVKIQGGSVSQLTAQVKQQQQQQQPAEFDGLSGQMQVNCPRCQYPLVRRKNQYGYFWGCRNYPDCQVIVHDEHGKPGTLRQPAQATGEACPECGQGQRVERIVRKGQRRGQTFIGCSRFPACAYTEYH; encoded by the coding sequence GTGCGGCTATGGCTTGGTTACGCAAATGGGCGTGGCAGGCTCGATGCGCTGTGGGAGTCCGGCCCAGACCCTGCGACAACGGGCGTCAGGATACAGATCCTGGACGCGAATGCCCAAGGCCGCGGCGAGGCCGATCAGTTTGTTAAAATCCAGGGCGGCAGCGTGTCGCAGTTAACGGCTCAGGTGAAACAGCAACAGCAACAGCAACAGCCTGCCGAGTTTGACGGGCTGAGCGGCCAGATGCAGGTTAACTGTCCCCGCTGTCAGTATCCGCTGGTCCGGCGCAAGAACCAATACGGTTATTTTTGGGGCTGCCGCAATTATCCGGACTGTCAGGTGATTGTCCACGATGAGCACGGCAAACCCGGAACGCTTCGCCAGCCTGCACAAGCCACCGGCGAGGCCTGTCCGGAATGCGGTCAGGGGCAACGGGTCGAGCGCATCGTACGCAAAGGCCAACGCCGCGGGCAAACCTTTATCGGCTGCAGCCGGTTTCCGGCCTGTGCTTACACCGAATATCATTGA
- a CDS encoding PFL_4669 family integrating conjugative element protein: protein MNAFFDPEPQPARIQPERTFIEQPGDLRSETRMTIQTRQAQKLVVGRKSSEHVEAIIGLLDFGRRMKLIWLSAEADDPFADWFLVKIEQSLADSQALIQAKTTWLTTRLDEIEGFDIQVAQSLQPLQVPIYFQNPFGYMGAYLIADYDALARSVFTARHIALIDRAVAEQLLQVTGKAIRRTFNLASQWKFTGVIRDDVLAQNPNALRAQGLLGECPGAIVAKTQRAKIAPVIKAKPKPSAVVVSNTSGLSGRENPDETQRGEPVATAISNELSSD from the coding sequence ATGAATGCTTTCTTTGACCCTGAGCCTCAACCCGCAAGGATTCAACCGGAGCGGACCTTCATCGAACAGCCGGGCGATCTGCGCAGTGAGACGCGGATGACGATACAAACCCGGCAAGCCCAAAAGCTAGTGGTTGGCCGCAAAAGCAGCGAGCATGTCGAAGCGATTATCGGTTTGCTGGATTTTGGTCGGCGCATGAAGTTGATTTGGTTATCCGCCGAAGCCGATGATCCTTTTGCCGACTGGTTTTTAGTCAAAATCGAGCAGTCGCTGGCTGACAGTCAAGCGCTGATCCAGGCCAAGACCACTTGGTTGACGACCCGCCTGGACGAAATCGAAGGCTTTGACATTCAGGTGGCCCAATCACTGCAGCCCTTGCAGGTGCCGATCTATTTTCAGAACCCGTTTGGTTACATGGGTGCCTATTTGATTGCCGATTATGATGCTTTGGCGCGCAGTGTCTTTACTGCCCGGCACATCGCCCTGATTGATCGCGCAGTGGCCGAACAGCTGTTGCAGGTGACCGGTAAAGCTATCCGTCGCACCTTCAATTTGGCCAGTCAATGGAAATTCACCGGTGTCATCCGCGACGATGTGCTGGCTCAAAATCCTAATGCGCTGCGAGCACAAGGGCTGTTGGGCGAATGTCCGGGGGCCATTGTCGCCAAAACCCAGCGGGCCAAGATCGCGCCGGTCATTAAAGCCAAGCCCAAGCCTTCTGCCGTGGTAGTCAGCAACACCAGCGGCCTTAGCGGCAGGGAAAATCCGGATGAAACGCAACGTGGAGAACCTGTCGCAACGGCCATCAGCAATGAGCTGTCTTCAGACTGA
- a CDS encoding PAT1 family protein — MTKIPLYRVLTAIDQHGAQIQRWTIEGFAPVRAAHCSGQWQSTVLAAHRSGQELPTVRAAHRSGQEPSAVQAAQRSGQEQSAVQAAHFSGQEQSAVQAAHFSGQEPSAVQAAHPSGQEPSAVQAAHRSGQELPTVRAAHRSGQEQSAVQAAHFSGQEQSAVQAAHLSGQEPSAVQAAHCSGQEQSAVQAAHLSGQEQSAVQAAHCSGQEQSAVQAAHLSGQEQSAVQAAHFSGQEQSAVQAAHPSGQEQSTVQAAHRSGQEPSTVQAAHFSGQEPSAVRAAHRSGQELQTVRAAHPEIQLKRINA; from the coding sequence ATGACGAAAATACCACTGTATCGGGTTCTGACTGCCATCGACCAGCATGGTGCCCAAATTCAACGCTGGACAATTGAGGGATTTGCTCCTGTGCGAGCTGCACACTGCTCGGGGCAATGGCAATCAACTGTGCTGGCTGCACACCGCTCCGGCCAAGAATTACCAACTGTGCGGGCTGCACACCGCTCCGGACAAGAGCCATCAGCTGTGCAGGCTGCACAACGCTCCGGACAAGAGCAATCTGCTGTGCAGGCTGCACACTTCTCGGGTCAAGAGCAATCTGCTGTGCAGGCTGCACACTTCTCAGGGCAGGAGCCATCAGCTGTGCAGGCCGCACACCCCTCGGGGCAGGAGCCATCAGCTGTGCAGGCTGCACACCGCTCCGGCCAAGAATTACCAACTGTGCGGGCTGCACACCGCTCCGGACAAGAGCAATCTGCTGTGCAGGCTGCACACTTCTCGGGTCAAGAGCAATCTGCTGTGCAGGCTGCACACCTCTCGGGGCAGGAGCCATCAGCTGTGCAGGCTGCACACTGCTCGGGTCAAGAGCAATCTGCTGTGCAGGCTGCACACCTCTCGGGGCAGGAGCAATCAGCTGTGCAGGCTGCACACTGCTCGGGTCAAGAGCAATCTGCTGTGCAGGCTGCACACCTCTCGGGGCAGGAGCAATCAGCTGTGCAGGCTGCACACTTCTCAGGTCAAGAGCAATCTGCTGTGCAGGCTGCACACCCCTCGGGGCAGGAGCAATCAACTGTGCAGGCTGCACACCGCTCCGGACAAGAGCCATCAACTGTGCAGGCTGCACACTTCTCAGGTCAAGAGCCATCAGCTGTGCGGGCAGCACACCGCTCCGGCCAAGAATTACAAACTGTGCGGGCTGCACACCCTGAAATTCAACTCAAGAGGATTAACGCATGA
- a CDS encoding STY4528 family pathogenicity island replication protein produces the protein MTPPTATPISAAIVQLGERIAQALGPETTGPVAQREALLYIGHWQDAIPRAIWSDPDLEAIDVRCWGLMRTQTLTGSAVLLSLHRLLHSHLGIAKPTVSKVLYVLRLTRWLSLCSALRTPTGQFKGHVYAVHDHRLALADALYLDPEYLEFVNHQRRHHQAQIRTLARQIWQAIDRREEPPPCAAVSDFFQQVNGQRQVHFFNGPHRVQIVNLADDRVQKVNLAKINQVQKMNLAETDQVQKLNLANPKQEPKEKPKEKQSLSDEVQKLNRSTYITTTTSSSCSSSFLNKFKITTTTPVSANREKNLTDAARAPLSYPPSFNASEQALAQRYLNPIDPELHQAFLDETAAQIDAKRTSHRPIRNPLAYLSWLCQEHAKGHPVLTSLSIRYRDNRERQQRTEQQVRNHQQELAALSGRNAPAENPNKRHDKPQKSTKPTQQLREALNNAHSDN, from the coding sequence ATGACCCCGCCAACCGCAACGCCCATCTCCGCCGCGATCGTGCAGCTCGGCGAGCGGATTGCCCAGGCCCTGGGGCCCGAGACTACCGGTCCAGTTGCCCAGCGCGAAGCCCTGCTGTATATCGGCCACTGGCAAGATGCCATTCCTCGAGCCATTTGGAGCGATCCGGATCTGGAAGCCATCGATGTCCGCTGTTGGGGACTGATGCGCACCCAGACCCTGACCGGTTCCGCCGTGCTGCTGTCTTTGCACCGGTTATTACACAGCCACTTAGGGATCGCCAAGCCCACCGTTTCAAAAGTGTTGTATGTGCTGCGCTTAACCCGCTGGCTGTCCCTGTGTTCCGCGCTCCGCACGCCAACCGGCCAATTCAAAGGCCATGTCTATGCCGTTCATGATCACCGCCTCGCCCTGGCCGATGCCCTCTACCTGGACCCCGAGTACCTCGAATTCGTCAACCACCAACGCCGGCATCACCAAGCCCAAATCCGAACCCTGGCCCGGCAGATCTGGCAAGCGATCGACCGCCGGGAAGAACCACCCCCCTGTGCGGCGGTGAGTGACTTCTTTCAGCAAGTGAACGGCCAACGCCAGGTTCATTTTTTTAACGGACCCCACCGGGTTCAAATAGTTAACCTGGCTGATGACCGAGTTCAAAAAGTGAACTTGGCTAAAATCAACCAGGTTCAAAAAATGAACCTGGCTGAAACCGACCAGGTTCAAAAATTGAACCTGGCTAATCCAAAACAAGAACCAAAAGAAAAACCAAAAGAAAAACAATCACTTAGCGATGAAGTTCAAAAATTGAACCGCAGCACCTATATAACAACTACTACAAGTAGTAGTTGTAGTAGTAGTTTTTTAAATAAATTTAAAATAACTACTACTACGCCTGTTTCAGCTAACAGGGAAAAAAATTTAACCGATGCGGCCCGCGCACCGCTCAGCTATCCGCCCAGCTTCAATGCCAGCGAGCAAGCACTCGCCCAGCGCTACCTGAACCCGATCGACCCCGAGCTACACCAAGCCTTTCTCGATGAAACCGCCGCGCAAATAGACGCTAAACGCACGAGCCATCGACCGATTCGAAATCCGTTGGCGTATCTCAGCTGGTTATGTCAAGAACACGCCAAAGGCCACCCGGTGTTGACGAGTTTGAGTATTCGCTACCGGGACAACCGTGAACGCCAGCAACGCACAGAACAGCAGGTGCGCAACCATCAGCAAGAACTGGCCGCCCTGAGTGGGCGCAACGCTCCGGCTGAAAACCCGAATAAGCGCCACGACAAGCCACAGAAATCAACGAAACCCACCCAACAACTGCGGGAGGCACTGAACAATGCGCATTCAGACAACTAA
- a CDS encoding DUF2857 domain-containing protein, with product MNYHAEFALHTLMFVSRMAAEGDFDTPHQLGLRTDQIEKIMTLSTQEIHEMAATTKARYLRILFDADALDTAMQVCAQRIRQRQLILQLLTAGASLPVMRTLFGFTSADTAQYRKYLNLPKADGRPALPTDAQQVNIWELWKATDSEPLGIAERLLYVHHHTGIKISAIWPLIQDWFAGNLDGHA from the coding sequence ATGAACTATCACGCCGAATTTGCCTTGCACACCTTGATGTTTGTATCGCGCATGGCCGCCGAAGGGGACTTTGACACGCCCCACCAACTGGGTCTGCGCACCGATCAAATCGAAAAAATCATGACCCTCAGCACCCAGGAAATCCATGAGATGGCCGCAACCACCAAAGCCCGCTATCTGCGCATCCTGTTTGATGCCGACGCCCTCGATACCGCCATGCAGGTCTGTGCGCAGCGGATCCGGCAGCGGCAATTGATCCTGCAACTGTTGACTGCAGGGGCCTCCTTACCGGTCATGCGCACCTTGTTCGGCTTCACCAGCGCCGACACCGCCCAATACCGCAAATACCTGAATCTTCCCAAAGCCGACGGCCGTCCGGCCCTGCCCACCGATGCCCAGCAAGTCAACATCTGGGAGCTTTGGAAAGCCACCGACTCCGAACCGCTCGGCATCGCCGAACGCCTGCTCTATGTCCATCACCACACCGGCATCAAAATCAGCGCCATCTGGCCGCTGATTCAGGACTGGTTTGCCGGCAACCTCGATGGCCACGCCTAG